A stretch of the Clostridium botulinum genome encodes the following:
- a CDS encoding GTP-binding protein, which yields MKNVKNIGIVAHVDGGKTTTTEQIMYLAGIIRELGSVDKGSSKMDYNSIERQRGITIFSEQTSFQWKEANINLIDTPGHIDFSSELERSLKVLDGAILIISAVEGVQAHTETIWNLLRKNNIPTLIFINKLDRIGASIDRIYKDIEKNLTKDYFPIHKTEKIEKDFEDIIDLIDENEFSKDSQEKIMLLEKLAEKDEEILEKYLEGEEITRNIFISKVQNLVKQCDTFPVLLGSAIKGIGIEKLLDSVVQLLPYHSGNNDKEFSGIIYKVKFDESIGKLCYIKVINGVIKIRDSIYNSFGEEEKITQIRKYNGEKYINVECLTSGEIGVVCGLKNVKANDVLGNSKDINNSHTINESALISRVIPKYEEKLQELLKALQILNEEDPTLHLQWNSENKELSISIKGSIHMEVLKEVIKERFNIEVEFLEPKVNYIETVEEVSKGFCHFEPKKHYAEVEVAIEPNYRGKGVEFISEINGDVLPYQYQNNIEKAAFEAMLHGPLIGGKVTDIKIKLINGKYHLEHTHGGDFRIATIRAVYQALQKNKVILLEPVYKYKIIVDKETGGKVMTDILKMGGEFKEPEISEDKMIIKAEVPVATSMNYKLQLLSATSGKAIVNMQFLKFDICHNEDAVLANEENIVEKEDLLYNGVSLFREKKKMKKVTIVE from the coding sequence ATGAAAAATGTAAAAAATATAGGAATTGTAGCACATGTAGATGGGGGAAAAACAACAACTACGGAGCAAATTATGTATTTAGCAGGTATAATCAGAGAGCTTGGTAGTGTAGATAAGGGTTCTTCAAAAATGGATTATAACAGTATAGAAAGACAAAGAGGAATTACTATATTTTCAGAACAGACGAGTTTTCAGTGGAAAGAAGCTAATATAAATTTAATTGATACTCCAGGACATATAGATTTTTCGTCAGAACTCGAAAGATCATTAAAAGTACTTGATGGAGCTATATTAATAATTTCAGCAGTTGAGGGAGTGCAAGCACATACAGAGACTATTTGGAATCTTTTAAGAAAAAACAATATACCAACATTAATATTTATAAATAAATTAGATAGAATTGGTGCAAGTATAGATAGGATTTATAAAGATATAGAAAAAAATTTAACTAAAGATTATTTTCCTATACATAAGACAGAAAAAATAGAGAAAGATTTTGAGGATATTATAGATTTAATAGATGAAAATGAGTTTAGCAAAGATTCACAAGAAAAGATTATGTTATTAGAAAAACTAGCAGAAAAGGATGAGGAAATATTAGAAAAGTATTTAGAAGGAGAAGAAATTACAAGAAATATTTTTATAAGTAAGGTACAAAATTTAGTGAAACAATGTGATACATTTCCTGTGTTGTTAGGTTCAGCAATAAAGGGAATTGGTATTGAAAAATTACTAGATTCTGTTGTACAGTTATTACCTTATCATAGTGGGAATAATGACAAGGAGTTTTCAGGAATAATATATAAAGTTAAATTTGATGAATCTATAGGTAAGCTTTGTTATATAAAGGTAATTAATGGAGTGATTAAGATAAGAGATAGTATTTATAATAGTTTTGGAGAAGAAGAGAAGATAACTCAAATAAGAAAATATAATGGAGAAAAGTATATAAATGTTGAATGTTTAACATCAGGAGAAATAGGAGTTGTTTGTGGACTTAAAAATGTTAAAGCAAATGATGTCCTGGGAAATAGTAAAGATATAAACAATTCACATACAATAAATGAATCTGCATTAATATCTAGAGTTATTCCTAAATATGAGGAGAAATTACAAGAACTTTTAAAGGCATTGCAAATCTTAAATGAAGAGGATCCAACATTACATCTACAATGGAACTCTGAAAATAAAGAATTAAGTATAAGTATTAAAGGTTCAATACATATGGAAGTTTTAAAAGAAGTGATAAAAGAACGATTTAATATAGAAGTTGAATTTTTAGAACCTAAAGTTAATTACATAGAAACAGTAGAAGAAGTAAGTAAAGGGTTTTGCCATTTTGAACCTAAAAAACATTATGCAGAGGTTGAAGTTGCAATTGAACCCAATTATAGGGGGAAGGGAGTAGAATTCATATCAGAAATAAATGGAGATGTTCTTCCGTATCAATATCAAAATAATATAGAAAAAGCAGCATTTGAGGCAATGTTACATGGGCCTTTAATTGGTGGAAAAGTTACTGATATAAAGATAAAACTTATAAATGGTAAGTATCATCTTGAACATACTCATGGAGGGGATTTTAGAATAGCTACAATAAGAGCTGTTTATCAGGCATTACAAAAAAATAAAGTTATACTTTTAGAGCCTGTATATAAGTACAAAATTATTGTGGATAAAGAAACTGGTGGAAAAGTTATGACAGATATTTTGAAAATGGGAGGCGAGTTTAAAGAACCTGAAATCAGTGAAGATAAAATGATAATAAAAGCTGAAGTACCTGTTGCAACGTCAATGAATTATAAATTACAACTCTTGTCAGCAACATCAGGAAAAGCTATAGTTAATATGCAATTTTTAAAATTTGATATATGTCATAATGAAGATGCGGTTTTAGCAAATGAAGAGAATATAGTTGAAAAGGAAGATTTACTTTATAATGGGGTTTCACTTTTTAGAGAGAAGAAAAAAATGAAAAAGGTTACTATAGTTGAGTAA
- a CDS encoding insulinase family protein produces MHRRLKAKIVLALVSIMTCQTLAFQKPVLVSAVEPSSKLVNSVKENKSLGGFELVTKKYIKALNCNSYEYKHTKTGAKLIFLDNKNEDKMICVNFRTPTKDSTGVNHIIEHSVLQGSKNYPVKDPFIQMSKQSLNTFLNAMTAADMTMYPVSSKNDKDFNNLMSVYLDAVFYPNMINDERIFKEEGWRYELESKDSELKYNGIVYNEMKGVYSDPSRVLVNAISKSLFPDTIYKNESGGSPDKIPDLSYKEFVDTYKKYYTPSNSYFYLSGNLNIEKTLNFIGEKYLNNFQKVEVDSSISIQKSFNESKVSVAEYSVPKDASTKNKTYLSSNYVIDKSRNKDITMKFSLLNMLLTGTPAAPICKAMQENGLGENIKSQFNPNYAQSTFSIIASNVNQNQKEKFQQVIDKTLKDIVKNGFDKKLLDSLVNQFKLSKRMGNGNNPLMYNMLIMTSWLYDGDPTLYLDIDMDNIEKIIKDGELEKMVQKYLLDNKHSSLVVLNPSKGLQERREAQLKEKLASIKKSLSKDEINELVKQTKELKEWQGTPNTKEQLEKLPTLTRDDIDKKAREYKTIEKNEDGIKILQHPIFTNGVNYISLYFDTSKVPQEKLGYIGLLELTLAKVDTKNYTKEQLLNYIMANSGGIQVVNNAFDDAKDSNNYFPKTKVSIVSLNNKLDKNFQILKEMIFKSKLNDKKRLKEIINNTKMNLEAQLMTSGAQMANEKILSYISKAGKYNNYQGEGFYKFICDLDKNFDSKSDEILKNLETVRDIIFNKQDMIASYTGEEKDYNNFIDNFKKFSKELKNENLQSHKYKFDDSKVNEGIITPSKVQYVVKGGNIKNAGYKDSGKLQVLANVLGSGYLWNDIRIKGGAYGAGVSADNGNLIFSSYRDPNLKETIDTFDKVPEYLSKFNADEKEMTNYIIGTIGKVDNAMNQLNSMLGPIAEGIIGDNMYITGTTQADMQKQREEILSTTAEDIRNFAKVVDAVLKQDYLCVVGGDAKIKENQKEFMSIKNVLDMDNKKDLTMTMEKKENVSVDKSFKVNFSKELDELTVNISNVYVLDDKNNKVDVEVSYDKKNKAVEVKSKNNYESGKKYILFIKGIQSVIKDGKVVKLVAPIKMEFTVK; encoded by the coding sequence ATGCATAGAAGATTAAAAGCTAAAATAGTATTGGCTTTGGTATCCATTATGACGTGTCAAACACTAGCGTTTCAAAAACCAGTATTAGTTAGTGCTGTAGAGCCAAGTTCAAAATTAGTGAATTCAGTTAAAGAAAATAAATCATTAGGTGGATTTGAACTTGTAACAAAAAAATATATAAAAGCTTTGAATTGTAATTCTTATGAATATAAACATACTAAAACAGGTGCAAAACTTATATTTTTAGATAATAAAAATGAAGATAAGATGATTTGTGTTAATTTTAGAACACCAACTAAAGATAGTACTGGTGTAAATCATATTATAGAACATTCGGTGCTTCAAGGATCTAAAAATTATCCTGTAAAAGATCCTTTTATACAAATGAGTAAGCAATCATTAAATACTTTCTTAAATGCTATGACGGCAGCAGATATGACTATGTATCCTGTATCAAGTAAAAATGATAAAGATTTTAATAATTTAATGAGTGTTTATTTAGATGCTGTTTTTTATCCCAATATGATAAATGATGAAAGGATTTTTAAAGAAGAGGGATGGAGATATGAACTTGAATCCAAAGATAGTGAATTAAAGTATAATGGTATTGTTTATAATGAGATGAAGGGTGTATATTCAGACCCATCTAGAGTACTAGTAAATGCTATATCTAAATCACTTTTCCCTGATACTATATATAAAAATGAATCTGGTGGTAGTCCGGATAAAATTCCAGATTTAAGTTATAAGGAGTTTGTTGATACATACAAAAAATACTATACTCCTTCTAATAGCTATTTCTATTTATCAGGAAATTTAAATATAGAAAAAACTTTAAATTTTATAGGAGAAAAATACTTAAATAACTTTCAAAAGGTAGAAGTTGATAGCAGTATTTCAATACAAAAGTCATTTAATGAAAGCAAAGTTAGTGTTGCAGAATACTCAGTTCCAAAGGATGCATCTACCAAGAATAAAACTTATTTAAGTTCAAATTATGTAATAGATAAGTCACGGAATAAAGATATAACAATGAAATTTTCATTATTAAACATGTTGCTTACAGGAACACCAGCAGCACCAATTTGTAAAGCTATGCAAGAAAATGGATTAGGTGAAAATATAAAATCTCAATTTAATCCTAATTATGCGCAATCAACATTCAGTATTATTGCATCAAATGTAAATCAAAATCAGAAAGAAAAATTTCAACAGGTTATAGACAAAACACTTAAAGATATAGTTAAAAATGGATTTGATAAAAAATTATTAGATTCATTAGTTAATCAGTTTAAACTTTCTAAACGTATGGGAAATGGAAATAATCCTCTTATGTACAATATGCTAATAATGACAAGTTGGTTGTATGATGGAGATCCTACATTATATTTAGATATTGATATGGATAATATAGAGAAGATAATAAAGGATGGAGAACTAGAGAAAATGGTTCAAAAGTATCTTTTAGATAATAAGCATTCATCTTTAGTAGTTTTAAATCCTTCAAAAGGTCTCCAAGAAAGAAGAGAGGCCCAATTAAAAGAAAAACTAGCTTCTATTAAAAAATCTTTATCTAAAGATGAAATTAATGAATTAGTAAAACAAACTAAGGAGCTTAAAGAGTGGCAAGGTACACCAAATACAAAAGAACAATTAGAAAAATTACCTACTCTTACTCGTGATGACATAGACAAAAAAGCTAGAGAATATAAAACAATAGAAAAAAATGAAGATGGAATTAAAATTCTTCAGCATCCTATTTTCACAAATGGAGTAAATTATATATCTTTATATTTTGATACATCAAAAGTTCCACAAGAGAAGTTAGGATATATAGGATTATTGGAATTAACTTTAGCAAAGGTTGATACTAAAAATTATACTAAGGAACAATTATTAAATTATATTATGGCTAATTCAGGTGGTATTCAGGTAGTTAATAATGCATTTGATGATGCAAAGGATAGTAATAATTATTTTCCTAAGACTAAAGTTAGTATAGTATCTTTAAATAATAAATTAGATAAAAACTTTCAAATTTTAAAAGAAATGATATTTAAGAGTAAATTAAATGATAAAAAACGTTTAAAAGAGATTATAAATAATACAAAAATGAATTTAGAAGCTCAACTTATGACAAGTGGAGCTCAAATGGCTAATGAAAAAATATTATCATATATATCTAAGGCTGGTAAATATAATAATTATCAAGGTGAAGGATTTTATAAATTTATATGTGATTTAGATAAAAATTTTGATAGTAAAAGTGATGAAATATTGAAAAACTTAGAAACTGTTAGAGATATTATATTTAATAAACAAGATATGATTGCAAGTTATACTGGTGAAGAAAAGGATTATAATAATTTTATTGATAATTTTAAGAAGTTCTCTAAAGAATTAAAGAATGAAAATCTTCAAAGTCATAAGTATAAATTTGATGATTCTAAAGTAAATGAAGGAATAATAACACCTTCAAAAGTTCAATATGTAGTTAAGGGTGGAAATATAAAAAATGCTGGTTATAAAGATAGTGGAAAACTTCAGGTACTTGCAAATGTATTGGGAAGTGGTTACTTATGGAACGATATAAGAATAAAAGGTGGAGCATATGGAGCAGGTGTTTCAGCAGATAATGGGAATTTAATATTTTCATCATATAGAGATCCTAATTTAAAGGAAACTATAGATACATTTGATAAAGTTCCAGAATATCTTTCTAAATTCAATGCAGATGAAAAAGAGATGACAAATTATATAATAGGAACTATTGGAAAAGTAGATAACGCCATGAATCAATTAAATAGTATGCTTGGACCGATTGCAGAAGGAATTATAGGAGACAATATGTATATAACTGGTACTACTCAAGCAGACATGCAAAAACAAAGAGAAGAAATTCTATCAACAACAGCGGAAGATATAAGAAATTTTGCAAAAGTTGTAGATGCTGTATTAAAACAAGATTATCTATGTGTAGTTGGTGGAGATGCTAAAATAAAAGAAAATCAAAAAGAATTTATGTCTATAAAGAATGTTTTAGACATGGATAATAAAAAAGACTTGACTATGACTATGGAAAAGAAGGAAAATGTATCTGTAGATAAGAGTTTTAAAGTTAATTTTTCTAAAGAATTAGATGAGCTTACAGTAAATATATCAAATGTTTATGTATTAGATGATAAGAATAATAAAGTAGATGTAGAAGTTAGTTATGATAAAAAGAATAAAGCAGTTGAGGTTAAATCAAAGAATAATTATGAAAGTGGAAAAAAATATATTTTATTTATTAAAGGAATTCAATCTGTTATAAAAGACGGAAAAGTAGTTAAATTAGTAGCTCCTATTAAAATGGAATTTACAGTGAAATAA
- a CDS encoding phosphodiester glycosidase family protein, protein MNEKKSKFKIIKFLLLEFVFCCIFTPIIAFHGPFNNVKDTLVGMSMTTMTHKWIAKLFLSDSEIQDILNENCVETLSQSKEALDNVHITSNGENNIKLSSLEGSRFKVYLLEISNPKKVRVGYAKNLGKVGEPTSEIAKGFNAIAAINGGSFKDETSNGTKFSGTGAYPQGVLMSDGKVIWKTVKPNTPIEIIGINYEGKLIVGKYNLNELKALNCKEALCYDPFLVVNGKKAKIKGDGGYGMAPRTAIGQKRDGTILFLVADGTVLKRDGLRMDELQDILYEKGAYTAANLDGGSSVTMYHDGEIINNPCDSVGERPVPSIFYVEP, encoded by the coding sequence ATGAATGAAAAAAAATCAAAATTTAAAATAATCAAGTTTCTATTACTAGAGTTTGTGTTTTGTTGTATTTTTACTCCTATTATTGCCTTTCATGGTCCATTTAATAATGTAAAAGATACATTAGTTGGTATGTCTATGACTACAATGACTCATAAATGGATTGCTAAGTTATTTTTATCAGACTCTGAAATTCAAGATATCTTAAATGAAAATTGTGTTGAAACCTTATCCCAATCCAAAGAAGCACTTGATAATGTACATATAACTTCTAATGGCGAAAATAATATTAAACTATCTTCTCTAGAAGGATCTCGATTTAAAGTGTACTTATTAGAAATTAGTAACCCTAAAAAAGTACGAGTAGGATATGCCAAAAATTTAGGTAAAGTTGGTGAACCAACTAGTGAAATTGCAAAAGGATTTAATGCTATAGCTGCAATAAATGGTGGATCATTTAAAGATGAAACTTCAAATGGTACTAAATTTTCGGGAACAGGTGCTTATCCTCAAGGAGTACTTATGTCGGATGGTAAGGTTATTTGGAAAACTGTAAAACCTAATACCCCTATAGAAATTATTGGAATAAACTACGAAGGTAAACTTATTGTTGGAAAATATAATCTAAATGAGTTAAAGGCTTTAAACTGCAAGGAAGCTTTATGTTATGATCCATTTCTAGTTGTAAACGGAAAAAAAGCTAAAATAAAAGGTGACGGTGGTTATGGCATGGCACCTCGAACAGCCATTGGTCAAAAAAGAGATGGAACTATTTTATTCTTAGTTGCCGACGGTACCGTACTTAAAAGAGATGGACTTCGTATGGATGAACTTCAAGATATATTATACGAAAAAGGTGCATATACTGCTGCTAACTTAGATGGTGGTTCATCTGTAACCATGTATCACGATGGAGAAATTATAAACAATCCTTGTGATAGTGTTGGTGAGAGACCCGTGCCTTCAATATTTTATGTAGAACCTTAA
- a CDS encoding ABC transporter permease, translating to MKSYLDVTTKYLKFHWKRTLLTILGVIMSVALLSGLATIYYSYKDYTIAEAKRTDGNYEVSFKDINKAQIDTIKNTPAVCNIGISQSIGKGKLRTEAKKNSNRRVDVPSFKYLDIKALDTNSLNNIFKPTLVAGRYPKNKNELLVQKSSLKFLGKNITINSKVKFPLGKIQEPKEIEDSPKNDSPNENIFISQNECEYTIVGIMRNCFFNHSNSFFDGITVLENKDLFNKASNNNAFTVYASILSKKNKCEIGAAIANSIGIKVDLATLPRYSLNTKLYFNDPLLRLYNQGSYSNIDSRLNLTILFMTFIIIICTIAIIYNSINISVLERISEFGILRSIGATPAQIRKMVFKESFIISIIGIPLGIISGVIATKIVLYIAGSLLMKNGFDPFEVFIYPGVIIISIILGLITVLLSTFGPSITAGRVSPLEAIKNSKNYKVGKIKRVPKGRLSKLLFKVEGQLAYRNITRNKKRFIVTVFSLVISIIMFISFNSFADYMKLQDEPTTLIYHDACYSSNDLISKAEYNNILKQRGIEKIYNTYETCIDIAIPNEKYNDNLESGINFESCKIKNINMVSGKLIGYDKESLKLCRNHILSGNYNDNDLNNMGVFLIDRNFNTESDEGKLPVSLTKYKVGDIIKFPKLEKYYDNNDNCLTNAINSNNFYELKILGILKQNPLSNDTMQRGIHLITSSKTYEKIMGLSDNLYEQNLYIKFAPNANRDALKTYFDKKINDECESYTDYLEIIEKNRKQAFQISIFVYGFISVISLIGAINIINTISTSLLIRRREFAVLKSIGMSQNQLKKMVLLEGAFHGIAASFFGSILGSMCSLILNRPNYPSIGDMYWSTPWRAILISTIGTIMISLISSLFPLRKISKDSIIENIRVEE from the coding sequence ATGAAAAGTTATTTAGATGTTACCACTAAGTATTTGAAATTTCATTGGAAAAGAACACTCCTTACTATTCTTGGAGTTATAATGTCTGTAGCACTCTTATCTGGACTTGCAACAATATACTACAGCTATAAAGATTATACTATAGCCGAAGCTAAAAGAACCGATGGTAATTATGAGGTTTCTTTTAAAGATATAAATAAAGCTCAAATTGATACAATAAAAAACACTCCTGCTGTTTGTAATATTGGAATTTCTCAGAGTATTGGTAAAGGCAAACTACGTACTGAAGCTAAAAAAAATTCCAATAGAAGGGTTGATGTTCCATCTTTTAAATACCTAGATATAAAAGCACTAGACACTAATTCTCTAAATAATATATTTAAACCAACTTTAGTAGCTGGAAGATACCCCAAAAATAAAAATGAACTATTAGTCCAAAAAAGTTCTCTAAAATTCCTAGGGAAAAATATAACTATAAATAGCAAAGTAAAATTTCCCCTTGGAAAAATACAAGAACCTAAAGAAATTGAAGACTCCCCTAAAAATGATTCTCCTAATGAAAATATATTTATTTCACAAAACGAATGCGAATATACAATTGTAGGAATCATGAGAAATTGCTTTTTTAATCATTCTAATTCATTCTTTGATGGGATAACTGTTCTTGAAAACAAAGACTTATTTAATAAAGCTTCTAATAATAATGCCTTTACCGTTTATGCGTCCATTTTATCAAAGAAAAACAAATGTGAAATAGGTGCTGCCATCGCAAATTCTATAGGTATTAAAGTTGATTTAGCTACTTTACCACGTTATTCTCTAAATACTAAACTATACTTCAATGACCCATTACTAAGATTATATAATCAAGGTAGCTATTCTAATATAGACAGTAGATTAAATTTAACCATATTATTTATGACATTTATAATAATTATCTGTACCATTGCAATAATATATAATTCAATTAATATTTCTGTTCTTGAGAGAATATCTGAATTTGGAATTTTACGTTCAATTGGAGCAACTCCAGCTCAAATTAGAAAAATGGTATTTAAAGAATCTTTTATAATAAGTATTATTGGAATTCCCCTAGGAATTATATCTGGAGTTATTGCAACAAAAATAGTTTTATATATAGCAGGTTCTCTCTTAATGAAAAATGGATTTGACCCATTTGAAGTATTTATATACCCTGGAGTAATTATAATAAGCATAATTTTAGGATTAATTACTGTACTTTTATCTACCTTTGGTCCATCAATTACAGCCGGCAGAGTAAGTCCCCTTGAAGCCATCAAAAATTCTAAAAACTATAAAGTAGGAAAGATTAAAAGAGTTCCAAAAGGCAGACTATCAAAATTACTATTTAAAGTAGAAGGTCAACTCGCATACAGAAATATAACCAGAAACAAAAAAAGATTTATTGTAACTGTATTCTCCCTTGTAATTAGCATAATAATGTTTATAAGCTTTAACTCTTTTGCAGATTATATGAAACTACAAGATGAGCCTACTACACTAATATATCATGACGCGTGCTATTCATCTAACGATTTAATATCTAAAGCTGAATATAATAATATTTTAAAACAAAGGGGTATTGAAAAAATTTATAATACCTATGAAACATGTATAGATATAGCTATTCCTAATGAAAAATATAACGATAATCTTGAATCAGGTATAAATTTTGAATCATGCAAAATTAAAAATATCAATATGGTATCTGGTAAACTTATAGGGTATGACAAAGAAAGTTTAAAACTATGTAGAAATCACATTTTATCTGGAAATTATAATGACAATGATTTGAACAACATGGGTGTATTTTTAATTGATAGAAATTTTAATACTGAAAGTGATGAAGGCAAACTTCCAGTAAGCCTTACTAAATATAAAGTAGGCGACATCATAAAATTTCCAAAATTAGAAAAATATTATGATAACAATGACAATTGTCTAACAAATGCTATTAATTCCAATAACTTCTATGAACTTAAAATCCTTGGAATTTTAAAACAAAATCCATTATCTAATGATACAATGCAACGTGGTATACACCTTATAACTTCATCAAAAACATATGAAAAAATAATGGGGCTTTCAGACAATTTATATGAACAAAATTTATACATTAAATTTGCTCCAAATGCTAACAGAGATGCTCTAAAAACTTATTTTGATAAAAAGATAAATGATGAATGTGAAAGCTATACGGATTATTTAGAAATTATAGAGAAAAACCGAAAACAAGCCTTCCAAATAAGCATATTTGTATACGGATTTATCTCGGTAATAAGTCTTATTGGTGCAATAAATATTATAAATACTATAAGTACAAGTCTTTTAATACGCCGACGTGAATTTGCAGTTTTAAAATCCATAGGCATGAGTCAGAATCAATTAAAGAAAATGGTTCTACTTGAAGGCGCTTTTCACGGTATAGCTGCATCCTTCTTTGGAAGCATACTTGGTAGTATGTGTAGTTTAATACTTAATAGACCAAATTACCCATCAATAGGAGATATGTATTGGTCTACTCCTTGGAGGGCAATATTAATCTCCACCATAGGTACAATTATGATATCTTTAATTTCATCATTATTTCCTCTAAGAAAAATTAGTAAAGATAGCATAATTGAAAATATTCGAGTAGAAGAATAA